Proteins encoded by one window of Ovis canadensis isolate MfBH-ARS-UI-01 breed Bighorn chromosome 14, ARS-UI_OviCan_v2, whole genome shotgun sequence:
- the LOC138418273 gene encoding cationic amino acid transporter 3-like isoform X1 — protein sequence MDVLNDFVSCIPQQTVASSTPSRMLCQYVHQLGQKLVYRRPLEPIEESESPVAHLNTLDLVGFGVASTLGASVYIVAGAVAKYIAGPATIISLLVAALSCVMCGLCYAELRAQVPCSGSVYLYSYVTMGQLCAFIIGWNLILYLVIGIASLSKVWSITFDSLIGNHISQALQGTFSPYMPSFLATFPDFVSLALLLVMIGVMLLGPHASPLIIIVFTGINIFVPIFTILSGFIKGDLHNWQLTEQDYRLNTSGSSDIYSLGPLGSGGFVPFGFDGILRGAALCFYSFVGFDGIVMKGREARNPQRSITLSMVISIFIGFLAYSGVSASVTLMVPYYQIHPYSPLPQAFLHVGWDPARYVMAVVFLCALLYSLLGTMFYMSQLICAMAKDGLLFRGLAQIHARTGTPVTAVMSSVNLAAMMALLLDLRHIVEHMSTGMIFSNILGTFSVLVLRYQPNLNDKTEEEVEMEPEVEEHPLDSVPVASTPRILKSLWFPASTIPIQKSGQIVYGCAFLVVLLLTILSLILAQWPNQVFSGDPGLTTVAVLLLLLITGVTVIIWRQPQDPSPLMFRVPALPVLPLVSIFVNIYLMMLMTLRTWTQFGIWNAIGFVIYFGYGIRHSLEENNDQQPPASTSQTLDKNIPGAESS from the exons aTGGACGTTCTTAATGACTTTGTGTCTTGCATTCCTCAGCAGACCGTAGCCTCCTCAACTCCATCAAGGATGCTGTGTCAATATGTTCACCAACTTGGTCAGAAGCTGGTGTACAGGCGACCACTGGAGCCCATAGAGGAGTCTGAGAGTCCCGTGGCTCATCTAAACACGCTGGACCTGGTGGGCTTCGGTGTGGCCAGCACCTTGGGAGCAAGTGTGTATATCGTGGCTGGTGCAGTGGCTAAATACATAGCTGGACCAGCAACCATCATCTCCCTCTTGGTGGCCGCCCTGTCTTGTGTGATGTGTGGGCTCTGCTATGCAGAGTTACGGGCCCAGGTACCATGCTCTGGTTCTGTGTATCTCTACAGCTATGTCACCATGGGACAACTGTGTGCCTTCATCATTGGCTGGAACCTCATCCTGTATTTAGTCATTG GCATTGCCAGTTTGTCCAAAGTGTGGAGCATCACCTTTGACAGCCTGATCGGAAACCACATCTCTCAGGCATTACAGGGGACTTTCTCTCCGTATATGCCCTCTTTCCTGGCCACGTTCCCAGACTTTGTCTCTCTGGCCCTGTTGCTGGTGATGATTG GAGTAATGCTTCTGGGACCTCACGCATCACCGCTGATTATCATAGTGTTCACAGGCATCAACATTTTTGTTCCAATCTTCACGATCCTCTCTGGCTTCATTAAGGGAGACCTGCACAACTGGCAGCTCACAGAACAGGACTATAGACTGAACACATCCGGATCCAGTGACATCTATAG CTTGGGCCCTCTGGGTTCCGGAGGGTTTGTGCCCTTTGGCTTTGATGGGATTCTCCGAGGAGCAGCTCTGTGCTTCTACTCATTTGTTGGTTTTGATGGCATTGTCATGAAAG GGAGAGAAGCCCGAAATCCTCAGCGTTCCATCACTTTGAGCATGGTGATCTCCATCTTCATCGGCTTTCTGGCGTACTCTGGTGTCTCGGCATCAGTCACCCTCATGGTGCCCTACTACCAGATTCATCCTTACAGCCCCTTACCGCAGGCTTTTCTCCACGTGGGGTGGGACCCGGCCAGATATGTCATGGCTGTTGTCTTCTTGTGTGCTCTTTTATACAG cctCCTGGGCACCATGTTTTACATGTCTCAGTTGATCTGTGCAATGGCCAAGGACGGGCTCCTTTTCCGGGGCCTTGCCCAGATCCATGCCCGCACAGGCACCCCTGTCACGGCCGTGATGTCTTCTGTAAACCTCGCAG CCATGATGGCGTTACTCTTGGACCTCCGACATATTGTGGAACACATGTCAACTGGGATGATATTTAGTAACATCCTTGGTACTTTTTCTGTGCTTGTCCTCAG GTACCAGCCAAACCTGAACGACAAAACAGAGGAAGAAGTTGAAATGGAGCCTGAAGTTGAAGAACATCCTTTGGACTCTGTACCTGTAGCCAGCACCCCAAGGATTCTAAAGAGTCTGTGGTTCCCTGCCAGCACCATCCCCATCCAGAAATCTGGCCAGATTGTCTATGGATGTGCCTTCCTGGTTG TTCTCCTGCTGACCATCCTGAGCCTGATCCTGGCCCAGTGGCCCAACCAGGTGTTCTCTGGAGACCCCGGGCTCACAACAGTGgctgtgctactgctgctgctcatCACTGGGGTCACAGTCATCATCTGGAGGCAGCCTCAGGACCCTTCTCCTCTAATGTTCAGG GTCCCTGCTCTGCCTGTCCTCCCACTGGTGAGCATCTTTGTGAACATTTACTTGATGATGCTGATGACCCTGAGGACTTGGACCCAATTTGGCATCTGGAATGCCATTG GATTTGTCATATACTTTGGATATGGGATCCGACACAGCCTGGAGGAGAACAATGATCAACAGCCACCAGCCTCCACCTCCCAGACACTTGACAAAAACATCCCTGGTGCTGAGTCATCTTAA
- the LOC138418273 gene encoding cationic amino acid transporter 3-like isoform X2, which produces MDVLNDFVSCIPQQTVASSTPSRMLCQYVHQLGQKLVYRRPLEPIEESESPVAHLNTLDLVGFGVASTLGASVYIVAGAVAKYIAGPATIISLLVAALSCVMCGLCYAELRAQVPCSGSVYLYSYVTMGQLCAFIIGWNLILYLVIGIASLSKVWSITFDSLIGNHISQALQGTFSPYMPSFLATFPDFVSLALLLVMIGVMLLGPHASPLIIIVFTGINIFVPIFTILSGFIKGDLHNWQLTEQDYRLNTSGSSDIYSLGPLGSGGFVPFGFDGILRGAALCFYSFVGFDGIVMKGREARNPQRSITLSMVISIFIGFLAYSGVSASVTLMVPYYQIHPYSPLPQAFLHVGWDPARYVMAVVFLCALLYSLLGTMFYMSQLICAMAKDGLLFRGLAQIHARTGTPVTAVMSSVNLAAMMALLLDLRHIVEHMSTGMIFSNILGTFSVLVLRYQPNLNDKTEEEVEMEPEVEEHPLDSVPVASTPRILKSLWFPASTIPIQKSGQIVYGCAFLVACSPLP; this is translated from the exons aTGGACGTTCTTAATGACTTTGTGTCTTGCATTCCTCAGCAGACCGTAGCCTCCTCAACTCCATCAAGGATGCTGTGTCAATATGTTCACCAACTTGGTCAGAAGCTGGTGTACAGGCGACCACTGGAGCCCATAGAGGAGTCTGAGAGTCCCGTGGCTCATCTAAACACGCTGGACCTGGTGGGCTTCGGTGTGGCCAGCACCTTGGGAGCAAGTGTGTATATCGTGGCTGGTGCAGTGGCTAAATACATAGCTGGACCAGCAACCATCATCTCCCTCTTGGTGGCCGCCCTGTCTTGTGTGATGTGTGGGCTCTGCTATGCAGAGTTACGGGCCCAGGTACCATGCTCTGGTTCTGTGTATCTCTACAGCTATGTCACCATGGGACAACTGTGTGCCTTCATCATTGGCTGGAACCTCATCCTGTATTTAGTCATTG GCATTGCCAGTTTGTCCAAAGTGTGGAGCATCACCTTTGACAGCCTGATCGGAAACCACATCTCTCAGGCATTACAGGGGACTTTCTCTCCGTATATGCCCTCTTTCCTGGCCACGTTCCCAGACTTTGTCTCTCTGGCCCTGTTGCTGGTGATGATTG GAGTAATGCTTCTGGGACCTCACGCATCACCGCTGATTATCATAGTGTTCACAGGCATCAACATTTTTGTTCCAATCTTCACGATCCTCTCTGGCTTCATTAAGGGAGACCTGCACAACTGGCAGCTCACAGAACAGGACTATAGACTGAACACATCCGGATCCAGTGACATCTATAG CTTGGGCCCTCTGGGTTCCGGAGGGTTTGTGCCCTTTGGCTTTGATGGGATTCTCCGAGGAGCAGCTCTGTGCTTCTACTCATTTGTTGGTTTTGATGGCATTGTCATGAAAG GGAGAGAAGCCCGAAATCCTCAGCGTTCCATCACTTTGAGCATGGTGATCTCCATCTTCATCGGCTTTCTGGCGTACTCTGGTGTCTCGGCATCAGTCACCCTCATGGTGCCCTACTACCAGATTCATCCTTACAGCCCCTTACCGCAGGCTTTTCTCCACGTGGGGTGGGACCCGGCCAGATATGTCATGGCTGTTGTCTTCTTGTGTGCTCTTTTATACAG cctCCTGGGCACCATGTTTTACATGTCTCAGTTGATCTGTGCAATGGCCAAGGACGGGCTCCTTTTCCGGGGCCTTGCCCAGATCCATGCCCGCACAGGCACCCCTGTCACGGCCGTGATGTCTTCTGTAAACCTCGCAG CCATGATGGCGTTACTCTTGGACCTCCGACATATTGTGGAACACATGTCAACTGGGATGATATTTAGTAACATCCTTGGTACTTTTTCTGTGCTTGTCCTCAG GTACCAGCCAAACCTGAACGACAAAACAGAGGAAGAAGTTGAAATGGAGCCTGAAGTTGAAGAACATCCTTTGGACTCTGTACCTGTAGCCAGCACCCCAAGGATTCTAAAGAGTCTGTGGTTCCCTGCCAGCACCATCCCCATCCAGAAATCTGGCCAGATTGTCTATGGATGTGCCTTCCTGGTTG CCTGTTCTCCTCTACCTTGA